Proteins co-encoded in one Bacillus paramycoides genomic window:
- the exsF gene encoding exosporium protein ExsF yields the protein MRSSCLKHTNFNCGAQAPSTLPALGFAFNATSPQFATLFTPLLLPSTGPNPNITVPVINDTISTGTGIRIQVAGIYQISYTLTISLDNVPVAPEAARFFLTLNTSTNIIAGSGTAVRSNIIGTGEVDVSSGVILINLNPGDLIQIVPVEVIGTVDIRSAALTVAQIR from the coding sequence ATGCGTTCATCTTGTCTTAAGCACACAAACTTTAATTGTGGAGCACAAGCCCCTAGTACACTACCAGCTCTCGGTTTTGCTTTCAATGCTACTTCACCTCAATTTGCAACACTATTTACGCCATTACTATTACCTAGTACAGGCCCAAACCCTAATATTACTGTCCCTGTAATAAATGATACAATTAGTACTGGAACTGGAATTAGAATTCAAGTAGCTGGTATTTATCAAATCAGTTATACATTAACAATCAGCCTCGATAACGTTCCAGTAGCCCCGGAAGCAGCGCGCTTTTTCTTGACATTAAACACATCAACTAATATTATTGCAGGATCTGGAACCGCAGTCCGTTCTAATATTATCGGAACCGGTGAAGTCGATGTATCCAGTGGTGTCATTCTAATTAACTTAAACCCTGGTGATTTAATTCAAATTGTACCGGTTGAAGTAATTGGTACAGTAGATATTCGTTCTGCAGCATTAACAGTTGCACAGATTCGTTAA
- a CDS encoding DEAD/DEAH box helicase: MVYLKNFLELGISETFNHTLRENGITEATPIQEQAIPVILSGKDIIGQAKTGTGKTLAFVLPILEKIDPECSDVQALIVAPTRELALQITTEIKKMLVQREDINVLAIYGGQDVAQQLRKLKGNTHIVVATPGRLLDHIRRETIDLSNLSTIVLDEADQMLYFGFLYDIEDILDETPGSKQTMLFSATMPKDIKKLAKRYMDEPQMIQIQSEEVTVNTIEQRVIETTDRAKPDALRFVMDRDQPFLAVIFCRTKVRASKLYDNLKGLGYNCAELHGDIPQAKRERVMKSFREAKIQYLIATDVAARGLDVDGVTHVFNFDIPEDVESYIHRIGRTGRAGGSGLAITFVAAKDEKHLEEIEKTLGAPLQREIIEQPMIKHFDENGKPVPKPAPKKSGPNRQRDSREGSRSESRRDSRNSSRSDSRSDSRNSSRNENNRSFNKPSNKKGNTKQGQQRRGR; this comes from the coding sequence GTGGTCTATTTGAAAAACTTTTTAGAATTAGGAATTAGTGAAACTTTTAATCATACATTACGTGAAAATGGAATTACAGAAGCAACACCAATTCAAGAGCAGGCAATTCCTGTTATACTGTCAGGTAAAGATATTATTGGGCAGGCAAAAACAGGTACGGGTAAAACGTTAGCATTCGTGTTACCGATTTTAGAAAAAATCGATCCAGAGTGTAGTGATGTTCAGGCTTTAATTGTTGCGCCAACAAGGGAACTAGCACTGCAAATTACGACTGAAATTAAAAAAATGCTTGTTCAAAGAGAAGATATTAATGTACTAGCGATTTATGGCGGGCAAGATGTAGCACAGCAATTGAGGAAATTAAAAGGCAATACACATATTGTTGTTGCGACACCAGGACGATTATTAGATCATATACGACGTGAAACAATTGATTTAAGTAATCTTTCAACGATTGTACTAGATGAAGCGGATCAAATGCTTTATTTCGGTTTCTTATATGATATTGAAGATATTTTAGATGAGACACCTGGTAGTAAACAAACGATGCTATTCTCAGCAACGATGCCAAAAGATATTAAAAAATTGGCGAAACGTTATATGGATGAGCCGCAAATGATTCAAATACAAAGTGAAGAAGTAACGGTAAATACAATTGAGCAGCGTGTCATTGAGACGACAGATCGTGCAAAGCCAGATGCACTTCGTTTTGTTATGGATCGTGATCAGCCATTTTTAGCTGTTATTTTCTGTCGTACAAAGGTTAGAGCAAGTAAGTTGTATGATAATTTAAAAGGACTAGGTTATAATTGTGCTGAACTTCATGGTGATATACCTCAAGCGAAACGTGAAAGAGTTATGAAGAGTTTCCGCGAAGCGAAAATTCAGTACTTAATCGCAACGGATGTAGCAGCTCGTGGACTTGATGTAGATGGTGTAACGCACGTATTTAACTTTGATATCCCTGAAGATGTAGAAAGTTATATTCACCGCATTGGCCGAACAGGACGTGCAGGTGGATCAGGTCTTGCAATTACGTTCGTTGCAGCGAAAGATGAAAAGCATTTAGAAGAAATTGAAAAAACGCTTGGTGCACCACTGCAAAGAGAAATAATCGAACAACCGATGATAAAACATTTTGATGAAAATGGCAAACCGGTACCAAAGCCGGCTCCAAAGAAATCAGGTCCGAATCGTCAAAGAGATAGCCGTGAAGGATCAAGAAGTGAATCAAGACGTGATTCGAGAAATAGCTCAAGAAGTGATTCAAGAAGTGATTCAAGAAATAGTTCAAGAAATGAAAACAACCGATCATTTAATAAGCCAAGTAATAAAAAAGGTAATACAAAGCAAGGTCAGCAAAGACGTGGCCGTTAA
- a CDS encoding MBL fold metallo-hydrolase: MKIIELPIEFEFNGAKQCIYPSLIIIKNELTLVDTGHMNFLPLIEDAILKHGYEIKNLKNIIITHYDDDHIGSLYDFKVKYPHVNIIASEIESHYISGEIKSERLVQAEEMLERMPIEEKEFGEWFIQQLKNIRHVSVDEKVCDGQMILNDGCQIVATPGHTSGHISLYFPGLDCVITGDAAVQDNHELVIANPNFCLDIEKAEESLKRIKNLKAACYYCYHGGKLTV; the protein is encoded by the coding sequence ATGAAGATAATAGAACTACCAATTGAATTTGAATTTAATGGGGCAAAACAATGTATTTATCCGAGCTTAATTATAATAAAAAATGAATTAACTTTAGTAGATACAGGTCATATGAATTTTTTACCTTTAATTGAAGACGCAATTTTAAAACACGGGTATGAGATAAAAAATTTAAAAAATATAATTATTACTCATTATGATGACGATCATATAGGATCTTTATATGATTTCAAAGTGAAATATCCTCACGTTAATATTATTGCTAGTGAAATTGAATCCCACTACATTAGTGGTGAAATAAAATCGGAGAGACTAGTTCAAGCTGAAGAAATGTTAGAACGTATGCCAATTGAAGAGAAAGAATTTGGTGAGTGGTTTATACAACAATTAAAAAATATAAGACATGTTTCTGTCGATGAAAAAGTATGTGATGGTCAAATGATTTTGAATGATGGATGTCAAATAGTAGCGACACCCGGGCATACTTCGGGGCACATTTCATTATATTTTCCGGGTTTAGACTGTGTAATTACAGGGGATGCGGCTGTTCAAGATAATCATGAATTAGTAATAGCTAATCCAAATTTTTGCTTAGATATAGAAAAAGCGGAAGAGTCTTTAAAGAGAATTAAAAACCTTAAAGCAGCATGCTATTATTGCTATCATGGAGGAAAGCTTACTGTATAA
- a CDS encoding exosporium protein D, whose amino-acid sequence MADYFYKDGKKYYKNQSYSHHQKDNCFIKTHTISGSNSALAFSVPANTSRTPFEDLTNNHNKTLLDFRVPGGVQPIEVTIRTRRSGPITFTITAGEQRIFQVEDFQNLTLTNNTNTGSTISIFIQKTFCICCNNQNDFHKKYYKEQSCSFFQKDNCFIETHTVAGSDTTPTENVPVTIIVPSATSRRVFEDLTNNHNKTLLQISVPEDVSPIEVTIQTRSFPTPIIATLATNETRVFQVEDFQSLTLTNNTEFLNFIEVLIKKTFCICCNDKNDSSDKYYRDDECEC is encoded by the coding sequence ATGGCTGATTATTTTTATAAAGATGGTAAAAAGTATTATAAAAACCAATCGTATTCTCACCATCAAAAAGATAACTGTTTTATCAAAACTCATACAATATCTGGTTCAAATAGTGCTTTAGCTTTTAGTGTACCAGCTAACACTTCAAGAACACCTTTTGAAGATTTGACCAATAATCACAATAAAACATTACTTGATTTTCGCGTCCCTGGTGGTGTTCAACCAATTGAAGTAACCATTCGAACAAGAAGGTCTGGACCAATTACCTTTACAATAACTGCAGGTGAACAAAGGATATTTCAAGTTGAAGATTTTCAAAACCTCACTCTCACAAATAATACCAATACCGGTAGCACCATTAGTATATTTATTCAAAAAACATTTTGTATCTGCTGTAATAATCAAAATGATTTTCATAAAAAGTATTATAAAGAACAATCATGTTCTTTTTTTCAAAAAGATAACTGTTTTATCGAAACTCATACCGTAGCTGGTTCAGATACCACTCCAACTGAAAATGTCCCTGTAACCATCATCGTACCCTCCGCCACTTCAAGAAGAGTATTTGAAGATTTGACTAATAACCATAATAAAACATTACTTCAAATATCTGTTCCTGAAGATGTCTCCCCTATTGAAGTAACTATCCAAACAAGAAGTTTTCCCACACCAATTATCGCGACTCTTGCTACAAATGAAACAAGAGTATTTCAAGTTGAAGATTTTCAAAGTCTTACTCTCACAAATAATACCGAATTCCTTAATTTCATTGAAGTATTGATCAAAAAAACATTTTGTATCTGTTGCAATGATAAGAATGATTCGTCTGATAAATATTACCGTGATGACGAATGTGAGTGTTAG
- a CDS encoding VOC family protein, with protein MSNTNQKITTFLMFEGKAEEAMNFYTSLFDQSEIVNISRYDENGPGKEGSVIHATFTLNGQEFMCIDSYVKHGFTFTPSMSLYVTCETEEEIETVFHKLAQDGSVLMPLGSYPFSKKFGWLNDKYGVSWQLTLAE; from the coding sequence ATGAGTAACACAAATCAAAAAATTACTACGTTTTTAATGTTTGAAGGCAAAGCTGAGGAAGCGATGAACTTTTACACGTCGCTATTCGATCAATCAGAAATTGTAAATATCTCTCGTTACGATGAAAATGGACCTGGAAAAGAGGGTTCTGTCATTCATGCAACTTTTACGTTAAATGGCCAAGAATTCATGTGTATTGATAGTTATGTAAAACATGGTTTTACATTTACACCATCTATGTCTCTTTATGTAACTTGTGAGACAGAAGAAGAAATTGAAACGGTCTTTCATAAGCTAGCGCAGGATGGATCCGTACTAATGCCTTTAGGTTCCTATCCATTTAGCAAAAAGTTTGGCTGGTTAAATGATAAGTATGGTGTGTCTTGGCAGTTAACGCTTGCGGAATAA
- a CDS encoding BadF/BadG/BcrA/BcrD ATPase family protein translates to MKYMIGVDGGGTKTEAMAFDKGGNELVRATSGFGNILIDFEEALVHIMEVIDQCQKGVLNGQCVCICLGLAGVSGVNTNELTLRLKKKYGTPIEVFNDAMIAHAAVLKGKDGILTIGGTGAICIGKKGEVYEYSGGWGHILGDEGSGYWIALQGLKRMANQFDQGVAICPLSLRIQDEFQLLTSSHIKRLVYSSSKDKVAGIAPLIIEEARNGNDDAREIILQAAKELTRITVNIYNKMKFDVSTSIAVSGSIMRFVPEIYAEFKKCCEKSIGKVTFVLQSEPTVRGTYYLMKNLYLNK, encoded by the coding sequence ATGAAATATATGATTGGAGTAGACGGCGGGGGAACGAAGACAGAAGCAATGGCATTTGATAAAGGCGGAAATGAACTTGTAAGAGCTACAAGTGGTTTTGGAAATATATTAATAGATTTTGAAGAAGCTCTTGTGCATATTATGGAGGTGATTGATCAATGCCAGAAAGGTGTATTAAATGGGCAGTGCGTTTGTATTTGTTTAGGATTAGCGGGTGTAAGTGGAGTAAATACGAATGAATTAACATTACGTCTAAAAAAGAAGTACGGAACACCAATTGAAGTTTTTAATGATGCGATGATTGCACATGCAGCTGTTTTAAAAGGGAAAGATGGAATTTTAACGATTGGTGGTACAGGTGCAATTTGTATTGGAAAGAAAGGGGAAGTGTACGAGTATAGTGGTGGATGGGGACATATTTTAGGAGATGAAGGAAGCGGATATTGGATTGCATTACAAGGTTTAAAAAGAATGGCGAATCAATTTGATCAAGGAGTTGCAATTTGCCCATTAAGCTTAAGGATTCAAGATGAGTTTCAACTTTTGACGTCGTCTCATATAAAAAGACTAGTTTATAGTTCTTCAAAAGATAAAGTTGCAGGAATAGCCCCACTAATTATTGAGGAAGCGAGAAATGGGAATGATGACGCACGTGAAATTATCTTGCAAGCTGCTAAGGAATTAACGAGAATTACGGTGAATATTTATAATAAAATGAAGTTTGATGTATCAACTTCAATTGCAGTAAGTGGCAGCATAATGCGTTTCGTTCCAGAAATATATGCTGAATTTAAGAAATGCTGTGAGAAAAGTATAGGAAAAGTTACATTTGTATTACAATCCGAACCAACGGTGAGAGGAACATATTATTTAATGAAGAATTTATATTTAAATAAATAG
- the plsY gene encoding glycerol-3-phosphate 1-O-acyltransferase PlsY: MINSMQFLYLVASYLFGNILTAYIVTKWRYNVDIRDEGSGNPGARNMGRVYGKGYFIATFLGDAIKGAIVVSIAKYLFGDSTFVMLALLAVLLGHIYPIVFKGKGGKGISTFIGGLIAFNYLIALTLVAVFIIFYLIFKGFTKPGLITIACLPVCMILYSYSIITTVLSALIIVLILYVNRE, from the coding sequence ATGATTAATAGTATGCAGTTTTTGTATTTGGTCGCTTCTTATTTATTTGGAAACATATTGACCGCTTATATAGTAACGAAATGGAGATATAACGTTGATATTCGAGATGAAGGAAGCGGGAATCCCGGCGCAAGAAATATGGGGCGTGTATATGGAAAAGGGTATTTCATCGCTACATTTTTAGGTGATGCAATTAAAGGGGCGATTGTAGTTTCTATTGCAAAATACCTTTTTGGAGATTCTACATTTGTAATGTTAGCTTTACTGGCTGTTTTACTTGGACATATTTATCCAATTGTATTTAAAGGCAAGGGCGGAAAAGGTATATCAACATTTATAGGAGGGTTAATCGCATTTAATTATTTGATAGCGCTTACCCTTGTTGCTGTTTTCATTATATTTTATTTAATCTTTAAAGGATTTACTAAGCCAGGATTAATTACAATCGCTTGTTTACCAGTTTGCATGATTTTGTATTCTTATTCTATTATTACGACTGTTTTAAGTGCTCTTATCATTGTGCTTATTTTATATGTAAATCGAGAATGA
- a CDS encoding aminotransferase class V-fold PLP-dependent enzyme → MGLIYKVADQDWEFERIHKLNYKTFVEEIPQHEETKERVRIDRFHDENTYLICLDEDKLVGMVALRGKRPFSLDYKISNLDFYLQEHGENVYEIRLLSVEREYRNGRALLGLIRFLHRYLLLNGYELALISATTRELPLYEQMGFKSFHTLVGTEEAAFQPMYVTPAMFEASSVGGIMTKEYTFLPGPVDIEENVRKAFSTKPISHRSKSFQVTMENVKKRLLQMTKAKRVQIMLGTGTLANDAIALQLRSVKGKGLVLTNGEFGNRLVGHAIRAQLHFDTYKKEMGQPFIYTELEKIIETGNYEWIWFVHHETSTGMLNDLDELNVLCEKYKVKLCVDCISSIGAIPIDLKDVYFASGVSGKAIKAFTGLSFVFHNHNVKVNETLPVYMDIGMYEENESIPYSHSWNLVYALQEALKRFEDEGVFEKIKETYAYIEQAITTIGLNLVLPKEHAAPIILTIQLNKGLSSKALGDALALQGYIVHYESAYLQKNNWIQIACLNHYKERDLKRMLNCLQLCVLQSEVHI, encoded by the coding sequence ATGGGGTTAATTTATAAAGTTGCTGATCAAGATTGGGAATTTGAACGTATACATAAATTGAATTATAAAACATTTGTAGAAGAAATTCCGCAACATGAAGAAACGAAAGAGCGTGTTCGTATAGATCGTTTTCATGATGAAAATACATATTTAATTTGTTTAGATGAAGATAAGTTAGTAGGTATGGTTGCATTGCGAGGAAAACGACCATTCTCATTAGATTATAAAATTTCAAATTTAGATTTTTATTTGCAAGAGCATGGAGAAAACGTGTATGAAATTCGTTTACTTTCAGTAGAACGTGAATATCGAAATGGAAGAGCATTGTTAGGATTAATCCGCTTTTTACATCGTTATTTGCTTCTAAATGGATATGAATTAGCACTCATTTCTGCGACAACACGTGAACTACCTTTATATGAGCAAATGGGATTCAAATCTTTCCATACGTTAGTTGGTACTGAAGAAGCAGCCTTTCAGCCAATGTATGTTACTCCTGCTATGTTTGAAGCATCGAGTGTTGGTGGGATTATGACGAAAGAATATACATTTTTACCAGGTCCAGTAGATATTGAAGAAAATGTTCGAAAGGCATTTTCTACTAAGCCGATTTCGCATCGTTCTAAGTCATTTCAAGTGACGATGGAAAATGTGAAAAAGCGTTTACTGCAAATGACAAAAGCGAAACGTGTGCAAATTATGTTAGGAACAGGGACGTTAGCGAATGATGCTATTGCTTTACAATTACGCTCTGTAAAAGGGAAAGGGCTAGTATTAACGAATGGGGAATTTGGCAATAGATTAGTTGGACACGCAATTCGTGCGCAATTACATTTTGATACGTATAAAAAAGAAATGGGACAACCATTTATTTATACAGAATTAGAAAAAATAATCGAAACAGGAAATTATGAATGGATTTGGTTTGTTCACCATGAAACATCAACCGGAATGTTAAATGATTTAGACGAGCTAAATGTTTTATGTGAAAAGTATAAAGTGAAACTATGTGTAGATTGCATTAGCTCAATTGGAGCGATACCGATAGATTTAAAGGATGTATATTTTGCGAGTGGCGTTAGCGGAAAGGCAATTAAAGCGTTTACTGGATTATCTTTCGTTTTTCATAATCATAATGTGAAAGTAAACGAGACATTACCAGTCTATATGGATATTGGCATGTATGAAGAAAATGAAAGTATTCCATATTCACATTCATGGAATTTAGTTTATGCATTGCAAGAAGCGTTGAAGAGATTTGAAGATGAAGGAGTATTTGAAAAAATAAAAGAGACGTATGCATATATTGAACAAGCTATTACTACTATAGGGTTAAATCTAGTTTTACCGAAAGAACATGCTGCGCCAATTATACTTACTATTCAATTAAATAAAGGTCTTTCTTCTAAAGCGTTAGGGGATGCGTTAGCGTTACAAGGATATATCGTCCATTATGAATCAGCGTATTTACAAAAGAATAACTGGATTCAAATTGCATGCCTAAATCATTACAAAGAACGTGATTTGAAAAGAATGTTGAATTGTTTACAACTGTGTGTATTACAGAGTGAGGTACATATATAA
- a CDS encoding MarR family winged helix-turn-helix transcriptional regulator — MTQHKEEQMNEALALFYFAYKTFTEKPDEIIKEYGIQRVHHRILFFIARFPGISVNELLSLLEISKQALHGPLRQLVEKGLIESNEATHDRRVKQLSLTETGTQLEKKLSDVQRQQMGAIFSKFGESCEENWHQVMNEMANSRSGFDAWMSKREVAIDQTK, encoded by the coding sequence ATGACACAACATAAAGAAGAACAGATGAATGAAGCATTAGCATTATTTTACTTTGCATATAAAACATTTACTGAAAAGCCAGATGAAATTATAAAAGAGTATGGCATACAACGAGTACATCACCGAATTTTATTTTTTATCGCACGCTTTCCAGGGATAAGTGTAAATGAGTTATTATCACTATTAGAAATAAGTAAACAAGCTCTTCACGGACCACTAAGACAACTTGTAGAAAAGGGTTTAATTGAGAGTAATGAAGCTACACATGACCGTCGTGTGAAACAGTTATCATTAACAGAAACAGGTACCCAATTAGAGAAAAAATTGAGTGATGTACAAAGACAACAAATGGGTGCTATTTTTTCAAAATTTGGTGAATCGTGTGAAGAAAATTGGCATCAAGTTATGAATGAAATGGCAAATAGCCGATCAGGTTTTGATGCCTGGATGTCGAAGCGAGAAGTTGCAATCGATCAAACAAAATAA
- a CDS encoding class I SAM-dependent methyltransferase produces MKNETLHTQEDIIKMLDSLLRPAEPFWNEFYANREKDVPFFENVPDENLVSYLEKEWISKGKVLELGCGPGRNAIYLANEGFDVTAVDLSIEGINWAKERALAKGGEIEFICDSIFNLEVQNDFDFVYDSGCLHHIPPHRRINYVDLIKNSLKSGGYFGLTCFAAGDLDERNGSEITDWDVYRGWSLQGGLAYSEEKLREIFKGFEVIEIRKMEQIEQPNIMFGESFLWTALFKKK; encoded by the coding sequence TTGAAAAATGAAACGTTGCATACTCAAGAAGATATTATTAAAATGCTTGATTCGTTATTAAGACCGGCAGAACCATTTTGGAATGAATTTTATGCGAATAGAGAAAAAGATGTTCCGTTTTTTGAAAATGTTCCTGATGAAAATCTAGTTTCTTATTTAGAAAAAGAATGGATTTCCAAAGGGAAAGTGTTAGAACTTGGATGTGGTCCGGGTAGAAATGCAATTTATCTAGCAAATGAAGGGTTTGATGTAACAGCAGTGGATTTATCTATAGAAGGCATTAACTGGGCGAAAGAGAGGGCTTTAGCAAAAGGGGGAGAAATTGAATTTATTTGTGATTCAATTTTTAATTTAGAGGTTCAAAATGATTTTGATTTTGTATACGATTCGGGCTGTTTACATCATATTCCACCACATAGAAGAATAAATTATGTGGATTTAATTAAAAACTCATTGAAATCAGGTGGTTATTTCGGATTAACATGTTTTGCGGCAGGCGATTTAGATGAGCGAAATGGCTCAGAAATAACAGATTGGGACGTATATAGAGGATGGAGTCTGCAAGGTGGTCTTGCTTATTCGGAAGAAAAATTAAGAGAGATATTTAAGGGATTTGAAGTGATTGAAATTAGAAAGATGGAACAGATTGAACAACCAAATATAATGTTTGGAGAATCATTTCTATGGACAGCATTATTTAAGAAGAAATAA
- a CDS encoding YkvA family protein, translated as MEKQTLWKKFKKSSANLGKSSVYESIILYYTMRKKGLPTKAKFIILAALSYYVLTIDFIPDIAAIIGIGLLDDVLAIAIAHKFVMRHADAEIREKSKMKMESLFTSAQV; from the coding sequence ATGGAGAAACAGACACTTTGGAAAAAATTTAAAAAAAGCTCAGCAAACCTCGGGAAATCTAGCGTATATGAAAGTATTATTTTATACTACACAATGAGAAAAAAAGGGTTACCTACTAAAGCGAAATTTATAATATTAGCCGCTTTATCCTATTACGTATTAACAATCGACTTCATTCCAGATATAGCTGCTATTATTGGGATTGGCTTATTAGATGATGTTTTAGCAATCGCTATAGCACATAAATTTGTAATGCGCCATGCAGATGCTGAAATTCGAGAAAAGAGTAAAATGAAAATGGAGTCATTATTTACTTCAGCTCAAGTATAA